A single region of the Candidatus Methanomethylicota archaeon genome encodes:
- a CDS encoding MtaA/CmuA family methyltransferase: MSPKERTFKILDGEVVDRPSVLSMTQTGTVELMTASGAYWPEAHFNGELMAKLAIAAHTIAGLEGVRIPFCLTVLAESMGCIIEKGREDRQPSVAKTLYDQGKIPNTEKLLDSYRIQVILDAIHRIKEMKLNVPLIVGFEGPTTLAGHMLGVERLCLMMIRKPDEVKTYLEKAEEACVIYAKELIKEGADIIAPADPTASPSVISPKMFEKFSKEPLKSIAKISKRSVLHICGNATPIIHHMADCGFSGLSIEEKVDLPTAKSILKEKKVAIIGNIPSAGVLLNGTEEEVFNATKQAMSLGVDIVAPSCGIAPRTPTRNIKAMVRAVLS, translated from the coding sequence ATGAGTCCAAAAGAAAGAACTTTTAAAATATTAGATGGAGAAGTTGTAGATCGACCTTCTGTACTTTCAATGACACAAACTGGTACTGTTGAACTTATGACTGCCTCAGGAGCATATTGGCCAGAAGCTCATTTTAATGGAGAATTAATGGCAAAATTAGCCATAGCTGCTCATACTATTGCAGGATTAGAAGGTGTTAGAATTCCTTTTTGTCTTACAGTTTTAGCAGAATCAATGGGTTGTATTATAGAAAAAGGAAGGGAAGATAGACAACCATCTGTAGCAAAAACATTATATGATCAAGGAAAAATACCAAATACAGAAAAACTTCTAGATAGTTATAGAATTCAAGTAATTTTAGATGCAATCCATAGAATAAAAGAAATGAAATTAAACGTTCCATTAATTGTTGGTTTTGAAGGTCCAACAACATTAGCTGGTCATATGTTAGGTGTAGAACGTTTGTGTCTCATGATGATAAGAAAGCCTGATGAAGTTAAAACTTATTTAGAAAAAGCAGAAGAAGCTTGTGTTATATATGCTAAGGAATTAATAAAAGAAGGTGCTGATATTATTGCTCCTGCGGATCCAACAGCATCCCCATCAGTAATAAGTCCAAAAATGTTTGAAAAATTTTCAAAAGAACCATTAAAATCCATAGCAAAAATTTCAAAACGATCAGTTCTTCATATTTGTGGAAATGCCACTCCTATTATTCATCATATGGCTGATTGTGGTTTCTCTGGATTAAGTATTGAGGAAAAAGTTGATTTACCTACTGCTAAATCAATTCTTAAAGAAAAGAAAGTTGCAATAATTGGTAATATACCTTCTGCTGGAGTATTGCTTAATGGAACTGAAGAAGAAGTCTTTAATGCTACTAAACAAGCTATGTCCTTAGGAGTAGATATTGTAGCACCTAGTTGTGGAATTGCTCCTCGTACTCCAACAAGAAATATAAAAGCTATGGTTAGGGCCGTCTTATCTTAA
- a CDS encoding adenosylhomocysteinase: protein MDYVIKDIGLAEKGKNLIKWAEDHMPVVMEIRKRFLEEKPLEGIRIGACLHVTKETAVLIKTLKLGGADIALTASNPLSTQDEVAAALVLEGISVYAIRGESREEYYEFIDKVLKTEPMITIDDGADLVTSLHQGKGNLKKVIGGTEETTTGVLRLKALAEKGLLKYPIIAVNNAETKWDFDNVYGTGQSTIDGILRATNVLISGKKFVVAGYGHCGRGIAIRARGMGARVIVTEVDPFRALKAIMDGFEVMQMEEAAKCGDIFVTATGNKNVIRKEHFELMKDGAILANAGHFNVEIDVKSLEEIKISKRKIRENVEEYILRDGKKIYLIAEGRLVNLVAAEGHPSEVMDMSFANQALCIEFLKKNAEKLMPKVYDVPREIDEIVAKLKLKTMGIKIDVMTEEQINYIKSWWEGT from the coding sequence ATGGACTATGTTATAAAAGACATAGGATTAGCTGAAAAAGGAAAGAACTTAATAAAGTGGGCAGAAGATCATATGCCAGTAGTAATGGAAATAAGGAAAAGATTTTTAGAAGAAAAACCTCTTGAAGGTATAAGAATAGGAGCTTGTTTACATGTAACAAAAGAGACTGCAGTTTTAATTAAAACACTTAAATTAGGAGGGGCAGATATTGCACTTACTGCTTCAAATCCATTATCTACACAAGATGAAGTAGCAGCAGCACTTGTATTAGAAGGAATAAGTGTATATGCAATAAGAGGAGAGAGTAGAGAAGAATATTATGAATTTATAGATAAAGTATTAAAAACAGAGCCTATGATAACAATAGATGATGGTGCAGATTTAGTAACATCACTTCATCAAGGAAAAGGAAATTTAAAAAAAGTAATTGGTGGAACTGAAGAAACCACTACTGGTGTTCTAAGACTTAAAGCTTTAGCTGAAAAAGGATTATTAAAATATCCAATAATTGCAGTAAATAATGCTGAAACTAAGTGGGATTTTGATAATGTTTATGGAACAGGTCAAAGTACTATAGATGGAATTTTAAGAGCAACTAATGTATTAATATCTGGAAAAAAATTTGTAGTAGCTGGTTATGGACATTGTGGTAGAGGAATAGCAATAAGAGCAAGAGGTATGGGTGCTCGAGTTATAGTCACTGAAGTAGATCCATTTAGAGCTTTAAAAGCAATTATGGATGGATTTGAAGTTATGCAAATGGAAGAAGCTGCAAAATGTGGTGATATTTTTGTAACTGCAACTGGAAATAAAAATGTTATTAGAAAAGAACATTTTGAACTTATGAAAGATGGTGCTATACTTGCAAATGCTGGACACTTTAATGTTGAAATAGATGTAAAAAGTTTAGAAGAAATAAAAATTTCTAAAAGAAAAATAAGAGAAAATGTAGAAGAATATATTCTAAGAGATGGAAAGAAAATATACCTAATAGCTGAAGGAAGGCTTGTAAATCTTGTAGCTGCAGAAGGACATCCAAGTGAAGTAATGGATATGAGTTTTGCTAATCAAGCTCTTTGTATTGAATTTTTAAAGAAAAATGCTGAAAAATTAATGCCAAAAGTTTATGATGTTCCAAGAGAAATTGATGAAATTGTAGCGAAATTAAAATTAAAGACTATGGGGATTAAAATTGATGTAATGACTGAAGAACAAATAAATTATATAAAGAGTTGGTGGGAAGGCACTTGA
- a CDS encoding DUF169 domain-containing protein, with the protein MEKLNFIYNYLKVKSKVLGIKLFDSEIKTKIQRRPRKRLTICQIINASRLYGWAWTVLSEDVECVLGAIALGLENTNFVDNKEIFMRLGYVNDDESAKRFASSIPKINKLNKGFIIGPLDTFDIEPDLFIIYGNSAQMMRLIQGVVYAMEGERLVFSTSGDCGICGDGIANGYNTQKPQIVIPCYGERRFGHSQDDELAMVIPFRYLEKIIEGLEKTHNVGIRYPIPIAAAISELEIPEILKIRRP; encoded by the coding sequence ATGGAGAAATTAAATTTCATATATAATTATTTGAAAGTTAAATCAAAAGTTTTAGGAATTAAATTATTTGATTCTGAAATAAAAACTAAAATCCAAAGAAGACCAAGGAAAAGATTAACTATATGTCAAATTATAAATGCTTCAAGATTATATGGATGGGCTTGGACTGTTTTATCAGAAGATGTGGAATGTGTACTAGGAGCTATAGCACTAGGATTAGAAAATACAAACTTTGTCGATAATAAAGAAATCTTTATGAGATTAGGATATGTAAATGATGATGAAAGTGCTAAAAGATTTGCAAGTTCAATTCCAAAAATTAATAAATTAAATAAAGGATTTATAATAGGACCTTTAGATACTTTTGATATTGAACCAGATCTTTTCATAATTTATGGAAATAGTGCACAAATGATGAGACTTATACAAGGAGTAGTATATGCAATGGAAGGTGAAAGATTGGTTTTTAGTACATCAGGAGATTGTGGAATCTGTGGTGATGGTATTGCTAATGGTTATAATACTCAAAAACCTCAAATTGTAATACCATGTTATGGAGAGAGAAGGTTTGGACATTCTCAAGATGATGAATTAGCAATGGTAATACCATTTAGATATTTGGAAAAAATTATAGAAGGTTTAGAAAAAACTCATAATGTTGGTATTCGCTATCCAATTCCTATAGCAGCTGCTATTTCAGAATTAGAAATCCCTGAAATCCTTAAGATAAGACGGCCCTAA